In a genomic window of Streptomyces roseoviridis:
- a CDS encoding acetyl/propionyl/methylcrotonyl-CoA carboxylase subunit alpha, giving the protein MRKVLIANRGEIAVRVARACRDAGIASVAVYADPDRDALHVRAADEAFALGGDTPATSYLDVDKVLSAAKDSGADAVHPGYGFLSENAEFAQAVLDAGLIWIGPPPQAIRDLGDKVAARHIAQRAGAPLVAGTPDPVSGADEVVAFAQQHGLPIAIKAAFGGGGRGLKVARTLEEVPELYDSAVREAVAAFGRGECFVERYLDKPRHVETQCLADTHGNVVVVSTRDCSLQRRHQKLVEEAPAPFLTEAQNAELYRASKAILKEAGYVGAGTVEFLVGTDGTISFLEVNTRLQVEHPVTEEVTGIDLVREMFRIADGEELGYDDPEIRGHSFEFRINGEDPGRNFLPAPGTVTTFTPPTGPGVRLDAGVESGSVIGPAWDSLLAKLVITGATREQALQRAARALAEFKVEGMATAIPFHQAVVTDPAFTADPFRVHTRWIETEFTNDIKPFTPAAGDTDEDETGRETIVVEVGGKRLEVSLPSSLGMTLARTGLAAGAKPKRRAAKKSGPTASGDTLASPMQGTIVKIAVEEGQEVKEGDLIVVLEAMKMEQPLNAHKSGTVKGLTAEVGASLTSGAAICEIKD; this is encoded by the coding sequence GTGCGCAAGGTGCTCATCGCCAACCGTGGCGAAATCGCTGTCCGGGTGGCCCGTGCGTGCCGGGACGCCGGGATCGCGAGTGTGGCCGTCTACGCGGACCCGGACCGGGACGCCCTGCACGTCCGGGCCGCGGACGAGGCGTTCGCGCTCGGTGGCGACACCCCGGCCACCAGCTATCTGGATGTCGACAAGGTGCTGTCGGCGGCGAAGGACTCGGGTGCGGACGCGGTGCACCCCGGTTACGGGTTCCTCTCCGAGAACGCCGAGTTCGCCCAGGCCGTCCTGGACGCCGGACTGATCTGGATCGGCCCGCCCCCGCAGGCCATCCGCGACCTCGGCGACAAGGTCGCCGCCCGTCACATCGCCCAGCGCGCCGGCGCCCCGCTCGTCGCCGGCACCCCCGACCCCGTCTCCGGCGCCGACGAGGTCGTCGCCTTCGCCCAGCAGCACGGCCTGCCCATCGCGATCAAGGCCGCCTTCGGCGGCGGCGGCCGCGGCCTGAAGGTCGCCCGCACCCTCGAAGAAGTGCCCGAACTCTACGACTCCGCCGTCCGCGAAGCCGTCGCCGCCTTCGGCCGCGGCGAATGCTTCGTCGAGCGCTACCTCGACAAGCCCCGCCACGTCGAAACCCAGTGCCTCGCCGACACCCACGGCAACGTCGTCGTCGTCTCCACCCGCGACTGCTCCCTCCAGCGCCGCCACCAAAAGCTCGTCGAGGAAGCCCCCGCCCCCTTCCTCACCGAAGCACAGAACGCGGAGCTGTACCGCGCCTCCAAGGCGATCCTCAAGGAAGCCGGCTACGTCGGCGCCGGCACCGTCGAATTCCTCGTCGGCACCGACGGCACCATCTCCTTCCTCGAGGTCAACACCCGCCTCCAGGTCGAACACCCCGTCACCGAAGAAGTCACCGGCATCGACCTCGTCCGCGAGATGTTCCGCATCGCCGACGGCGAGGAACTCGGCTACGACGACCCCGAAATCCGCGGCCACTCCTTCGAGTTCCGCATCAACGGCGAAGACCCCGGCCGCAACTTCCTCCCCGCCCCCGGCACCGTCACCACCTTCACCCCGCCCACCGGCCCCGGCGTCCGCCTCGACGCCGGCGTCGAATCCGGCAGCGTCATCGGCCCCGCCTGGGACTCCCTCCTCGCCAAACTCGTCATCACCGGCGCCACCCGCGAACAGGCCCTCCAGCGCGCCGCCCGCGCCCTCGCCGAGTTCAAGGTCGAAGGCATGGCCACCGCCATCCCCTTCCACCAGGCCGTCGTCACCGACCCCGCCTTCACCGCCGACCCGTTCCGCGTCCACACCCGCTGGATCGAGACCGAGTTCACCAACGACATCAAGCCCTTCACCCCCGCAGCCGGCGACACCGACGAAGACGAAACCGGCCGCGAGACCATCGTCGTCGAGGTCGGAGGCAAGCGACTCGAGGTCTCCCTGCCGTCGTCGCTCGGCATGACCCTCGCGCGCACGGGCCTGGCCGCCGGTGCCAAGCCGAAGCGACGGGCGGCCAAGAAGTCCGGCCCGACCGCCTCCGGCGACACCCTCGCCTCCCCGATGCAGGGCACGATCGTCAAGATCGCGGTCGAGGAGGGCCAGGAGGTCAAGGAGGGCGACCTCATCGTCGTCCTCGAAGCCATGAAGATGGAACAGCCCCTCAACGCCCACAAGTCCGGCACCGTCAAGGGCCTCACCGCCGAGGTCGGCGCCTCCCTCACCTCCGGCGCCGCCATCTGCGAGATCAAGGACTGA
- a CDS encoding aldo/keto reductase: MEYTNLGRSGLSVSRLVLGTMNFGTQTSEADSHTIMDRAHDRGINFFDTANVYGTRPGEQPTEPIIGRWFAGGNGRREKTVLATKVYLPTGSWPNESYLSALNIRRACEASLKRLGTDYIDVYQMHHVDRSTPWEEIWEAFSVLRQQGKVLYFGSSNFAGWHIAQAQEAARSRHFLGLVSEQSRYNLMTRWVELEVLPAARHYGLGLIPWGPLNGGVLGGVLRKMKEGGAARGTSGHSAGLLAQHRDTVEAYEKLCAEIGEDPAHVGLAWLLAQEGVTGPIIGPRTAEQLDGSLRALSIRLDTGTLARLDQLFPPPGPNGAKPAPEAYAW; this comes from the coding sequence GTGGAATACACCAACCTCGGCCGCAGCGGACTGTCCGTGTCCCGGCTCGTGCTCGGCACGATGAACTTCGGGACGCAGACCTCCGAGGCCGACAGCCACACGATCATGGACCGGGCGCACGACCGCGGCATCAACTTCTTCGACACGGCCAACGTCTACGGCACCCGGCCGGGCGAGCAGCCCACCGAGCCGATCATCGGCCGGTGGTTCGCCGGCGGCAACGGGCGGCGCGAGAAGACCGTCCTCGCCACCAAGGTCTACCTGCCGACCGGCAGCTGGCCCAACGAGTCGTACCTGTCGGCGCTGAACATCCGGCGTGCCTGCGAGGCGTCGCTGAAGCGGCTGGGCACCGACTACATCGACGTGTACCAGATGCACCACGTCGACCGGAGCACTCCGTGGGAGGAGATCTGGGAGGCGTTCTCCGTCCTGCGCCAGCAGGGCAAGGTGCTCTACTTCGGCTCGTCCAACTTCGCCGGCTGGCACATCGCGCAGGCGCAGGAGGCCGCCCGCTCCCGGCACTTCCTGGGCCTGGTCAGCGAGCAGTCGCGGTACAACCTGATGACCCGCTGGGTCGAGCTCGAGGTGCTGCCGGCGGCGCGGCACTACGGCCTCGGCCTGATCCCGTGGGGGCCGCTGAACGGCGGTGTCCTCGGCGGTGTGCTGCGCAAGATGAAGGAGGGCGGCGCGGCCCGCGGCACCTCCGGTCACTCGGCGGGCCTGCTCGCCCAGCACCGCGACACGGTCGAGGCGTACGAGAAGCTGTGCGCCGAGATCGGGGAGGACCCGGCGCACGTCGGTCTGGCCTGGCTGCTCGCGCAGGAGGGCGTGACCGGCCCCATCATCGGGCCGCGCACGGCCGAGCAGCTCGACGGCTCGCTGCGGGCCCTGTCGATCAGGCTCGACACCGGCACGCTGGCCAGGCTGGACCAGCTGTTCCCGCCGCCCGGCCCGAACGGCGCCAAGCCGGCGCCCGAGGCGTACGCCTGGTAG
- a CDS encoding NAD-dependent epimerase/dehydratase family protein yields MQNILITGAGGFIGAQVTREAARAGGDLTLVAHRRPTQPPPAGRTRTVRADLADPDSLRGLCEGADVLLHCASRIGGTPEANEAVNARGTAALVAEAQRAGVSRIVYLSTASVYGRGIFRCARPEQLPRRPQSPTSRTRARAEDAVLAAGGIVVRPHLVYGPGDTWVVPGLTRLLRSLPGTPTGWDARISVISVIELAALLVAVGRAPRARLSTSVYHAAYPTPVTASALLDAVADSTAPRPARRSISLAHARALPTENGAATRALDLLATDHWFDSAPLWADLGRTPGRSWEEDLARMKEWYPDQAAAA; encoded by the coding sequence GTGCAGAACATCCTGATCACCGGGGCGGGCGGCTTCATCGGCGCCCAGGTCACCCGGGAAGCGGCCCGCGCCGGCGGGGACCTCACCCTGGTGGCGCACCGCCGGCCGACGCAGCCGCCGCCGGCCGGCCGGACCCGGACCGTCCGGGCGGACCTGGCGGACCCGGATTCCTTGCGCGGCCTGTGCGAGGGCGCCGACGTCCTGCTCCACTGCGCCTCCCGGATCGGCGGGACACCGGAGGCCAACGAGGCCGTCAACGCCAGGGGAACCGCCGCGCTCGTCGCCGAGGCGCAGCGCGCCGGGGTGTCCCGCATCGTCTACCTCAGCACCGCCTCCGTCTACGGCCGGGGCATCTTCCGGTGCGCCCGTCCCGAGCAGCTCCCGCGCCGGCCCCAGTCGCCCACCTCGCGCACCCGCGCCCGGGCCGAGGACGCCGTCCTCGCCGCCGGGGGGATCGTCGTCCGGCCGCACCTGGTCTACGGTCCGGGCGACACCTGGGTCGTGCCGGGACTCACCCGGCTGCTGCGCTCCCTGCCCGGCACCCCGACCGGCTGGGACGCCCGGATCTCCGTCATCAGCGTGATCGAACTCGCCGCGCTGCTCGTGGCGGTCGGACGCGCCCCGCGCGCACGGCTGTCGACCAGCGTCTACCACGCGGCGTACCCCACCCCGGTCACGGCGTCCGCACTGCTGGACGCGGTGGCCGACAGCACCGCACCCCGGCCGGCCCGGCGGAGCATCAGCCTGGCCCACGCCCGTGCCCTTCCGACGGAGAACGGGGCCGCCACCCGTGCGCTCGACCTCCTCGCCACCGACCACTGGTTCGACAGCGCCCCGCTCTGGGCAGACCTGGGCCGGACCCCGGGCCGGAGCTGGGAGGAGGACCTCGCCCGCATGAAGGAGTGGTACCCGGACCAGGCGGCAGCCGCCTGA